A region from the Streptosporangium sp. NBC_01756 genome encodes:
- a CDS encoding metallophosphoesterase family protein, whose protein sequence is MKVVVLADTHAPRRWKSCPPGVAEYLPGADLILHAGDACVAGVLDELAAYAPVHAVKGNNDGPDITAPETLELDLDGLRVGMIHDSGPAKGRLSRMRRRFPEAGLVVFGHSHVPLDEDDDGLRIFNPGSPTDRRRQPRGTLGLLRIEHGSLLEARIVPVT, encoded by the coding sequence GTGAAAGTGGTGGTGCTCGCCGACACCCATGCGCCGCGGCGGTGGAAATCCTGTCCACCGGGGGTGGCCGAGTATCTACCGGGTGCGGATCTGATCCTGCACGCCGGTGACGCCTGCGTCGCCGGCGTGCTCGACGAACTGGCGGCCTACGCGCCGGTCCACGCCGTCAAGGGAAACAACGACGGACCCGACATCACGGCACCCGAGACGCTCGAACTGGACCTCGACGGGCTGCGTGTGGGGATGATCCACGACAGCGGCCCGGCGAAGGGACGGCTCAGCCGGATGCGCCGCCGCTTCCCCGAAGCCGGCCTGGTGGTCTTCGGCCACTCCCATGTCCCGCTCGACGAAGACGACGACGGGCTGCGCATCTTCAACCCCGGGTCGCCGACCGACCGGCGCCGCCAGCCACGGGGCACTCTGGGCCTGCTGCGGATCGAGCACGGCTCGCTCCTGGAGGCCAGGATCGTCCCGGTCACCTGA
- a CDS encoding ISAs1 family transposase, translating to MPSSPIDVLARHLEHVTVADPLTDLLDLPTLAEVLDAVPDPRSRRGRRYRLGPLLALSLLAVLGGATSLAKITRVIAGYDPDLRARAGLPGTPRLAASTLGRLLARLDGDAFDTATCGYLATLTADAPPVTTSNPPSHRTPLAGLAVDGKTLRGSRTTDTTVHLLAATRHDPQVVVAQRQIEAKSNEIPAFAPLLSGLDLTGVVVTADALHTQHNHAHYIIAAGGHYLFIVKGNQPTLNRRLKALPWREAILNHRTDERGHGRREIRRMKICTVRPGLPFPHAAQAIQVKRRRTDHKTGKTTIVTIYAVTSLPPGRITHAQLAALVRGHWSIEALHHIRDVTYREDASKIRTGTAPRIMASLRNLAIGLARLIGWTNIAAATDYYRSHPVSGLQLLGLTT from the coding sequence GTGCCATCATCCCCGATCGACGTGCTCGCCCGCCACCTGGAGCACGTCACCGTAGCCGACCCACTGACCGACCTGCTCGATCTGCCGACCCTGGCCGAGGTGCTGGATGCGGTGCCCGACCCGCGCAGCCGCCGGGGACGCCGCTACCGGCTCGGCCCGCTGCTGGCGTTATCCCTGCTCGCCGTGCTTGGCGGAGCAACATCTCTGGCAAAGATCACCCGGGTCATCGCCGGATATGACCCAGACCTGCGCGCCCGAGCTGGGTTACCCGGTACACCACGGCTGGCCGCCAGCACCTTGGGACGGCTCCTCGCCCGCCTGGACGGCGACGCCTTCGACACCGCCACCTGCGGCTACCTCGCTACGCTCACGGCCGACGCCCCGCCCGTCACCACGAGCAACCCGCCCTCACACCGGACCCCGCTCGCCGGCTTGGCCGTGGACGGCAAGACCCTGCGCGGTAGTCGCACCACCGACACCACGGTCCACCTGCTGGCCGCCACCCGCCACGACCCCCAGGTCGTCGTGGCCCAACGGCAGATCGAGGCCAAGAGCAACGAGATCCCCGCCTTCGCGCCCTTGCTGTCCGGACTGGACCTTACCGGCGTGGTGGTCACCGCCGATGCCCTGCACACCCAGCACAACCATGCCCATTACATCATCGCCGCCGGCGGCCACTATCTGTTTATCGTCAAGGGCAACCAGCCCACCCTGAACCGCCGGCTCAAGGCCCTGCCCTGGCGCGAAGCCATCCTCAACCACCGCACCGACGAGCGCGGACACGGCCGCCGCGAGATCCGCCGCATGAAGATCTGCACGGTCCGTCCGGGGCTGCCCTTCCCGCACGCCGCGCAAGCGATCCAGGTCAAACGCCGCCGCACCGACCACAAGACGGGCAAGACCACCATCGTCACGATCTACGCCGTCACCAGCCTCCCACCCGGACGGATCACCCACGCCCAGCTTGCCGCACTGGTCCGCGGCCACTGGAGCATCGAAGCCCTGCACCACATTCGCGACGTCACCTACCGCGAGGACGCCTCCAAAATCCGTACCGGCACCGCGCCCCGGATCATGGCCAGCCTCCGCAACCTCGCTATCGGCCTGGCCCGCCTGATCGGCTGGACCAACATCGCCGCCGCCACCGACTACTACCGCAGCCATCCCGTTAGCGGCCTTCAGCTACTCGGTCTTACGACATGA
- a CDS encoding methyltransferase domain-containing protein: MSNNTVTPQEDGPVSGLISLLDAVDALPGSVALRARSYELLDLAPETSVVDVGCGVGRAVAEMAERGVQAVGVDVSEQMVAVGRRRRPDLDLRLGDACELPFQDGRLAGYRAEKLYHELGDPAGALSEARRVLAPGGRVVLIGQDWDTFVVDSDHPGLTRTIVHARADTITAPRAARGYRNLLLAAGFDDVTVEVRTGVFTDALMMPMLSGLADAARSTGAVTSEQAGTWMADQAGRARDGRLFVAVPLFVAAARRP, encoded by the coding sequence ATGTCCAACAACACAGTGACTCCCCAAGAGGACGGCCCCGTCAGCGGGCTGATCAGCCTGCTCGACGCGGTCGACGCGCTGCCGGGCTCGGTCGCGCTCCGTGCCCGTTCCTACGAGCTGCTCGATCTGGCGCCGGAGACGTCCGTGGTCGACGTCGGCTGCGGTGTGGGCCGGGCCGTCGCCGAGATGGCCGAACGAGGAGTGCAGGCCGTCGGTGTCGACGTCAGCGAGCAGATGGTCGCCGTCGGCCGCCGGCGCCGTCCCGATCTGGACCTGCGGCTCGGCGACGCCTGCGAGCTGCCGTTCCAGGACGGGCGGCTGGCCGGTTACCGGGCGGAGAAGCTCTACCACGAGCTCGGCGATCCGGCCGGAGCGCTCAGCGAGGCGCGGCGGGTGCTCGCCCCCGGCGGGCGTGTCGTCCTCATCGGCCAGGACTGGGACACCTTCGTCGTCGACTCCGACCATCCCGGTCTCACCCGGACCATCGTCCATGCCCGTGCCGACACCATCACCGCTCCCCGTGCCGCCCGTGGCTACCGCAATCTGCTGCTCGCCGCCGGATTCGACGACGTCACCGTCGAGGTGCGCACCGGCGTCTTCACCGACGCGCTGATGATGCCCATGCTCTCCGGGCTCGCCGACGCCGCCCGCTCCACCGGGGCCGTCACCTCCGAGCAGGCCGGCACCTGGATGGCGGACCAGGCCGGGCGAGCCCGCGACGGGCGGCTCTTCGTGGCGGTTCCGCTGTTCGTCGCCGCGGCCCGCCGCCCCTGA
- a CDS encoding class I SAM-dependent methyltransferase translates to MKRTFDELVAEAESVSVDGWDFSWLDGRATEERPSWGYARLMGERMAQATAALDVETGGGEVLAGVPRFAPLTVATESWPPNVARASERLRPRGVAVVSTGDEARLPFGDGVFDLVVSRHPVTTWWQEISRVLRPGGTYFSQQVGPRTMAEVTEFFMGPQPAGSARDPQLARAAAEAAGLEVVDLRPESLRAVFHDVGAMIYFLRKVIWTVPDFTVDRYRTELRALHDRIQTDGPFLAHTTRFLIEARKPA, encoded by the coding sequence ATGAAGCGGACATTCGATGAGCTGGTCGCCGAGGCCGAATCCGTCTCCGTCGACGGCTGGGACTTCTCGTGGCTGGACGGCCGTGCCACCGAGGAGCGCCCCTCCTGGGGGTACGCGCGGCTCATGGGCGAGCGGATGGCGCAGGCGACGGCCGCGCTGGACGTCGAGACCGGCGGCGGGGAGGTGCTGGCAGGGGTGCCGCGGTTCGCCCCGCTGACCGTCGCCACGGAGTCCTGGCCGCCGAACGTCGCCCGGGCGAGCGAACGGCTGCGTCCGCGTGGCGTGGCGGTGGTCAGCACCGGTGACGAGGCGCGGCTCCCGTTCGGCGACGGGGTCTTCGACCTGGTGGTCAGCCGCCACCCGGTGACCACCTGGTGGCAGGAGATCTCACGTGTGCTCCGGCCGGGAGGGACGTACTTCTCCCAGCAGGTCGGCCCTCGGACCATGGCGGAGGTGACGGAGTTCTTCATGGGCCCGCAACCGGCCGGTTCGGCACGCGATCCCCAGCTGGCCAGGGCGGCGGCCGAGGCCGCCGGGCTGGAGGTGGTCGATCTCCGGCCGGAGTCGCTGCGCGCCGTGTTCCATGATGTCGGCGCCATGATCTACTTCCTGCGGAAGGTGATCTGGACCGTCCCGGACTTCACGGTCGACCGCTACCGCACCGAGCTCAGGGCCCTCCACGACCGCATCCAGACCGACGGCCCCTTCCTCGCGCACACGACCCGGTTCCTCATCGAGGCCCGCAAACCGGCCTGA
- a CDS encoding MerR family transcriptional regulator: protein MKSSGDETVMGIGEIAQRFGLATHVLRHWESMGLLAPTRAEGDRRRYGPDDLYRIAVILRAKNAGFSLDDIREMITTGDPAVRRGVLRRRQADLTERIARAQAALGLIECALGCDHEDFTGCAHFQAAVAERIGMDPAVRS, encoded by the coding sequence ATGAAGTCAAGCGGGGACGAAACGGTGATGGGTATCGGTGAGATCGCCCAGCGGTTCGGCCTGGCGACGCATGTGCTGCGGCACTGGGAGTCCATGGGCCTGCTGGCCCCCACCCGTGCCGAGGGCGACCGCCGCCGCTACGGCCCTGACGACCTCTACCGGATCGCGGTGATCCTGCGCGCCAAGAACGCCGGCTTCTCCCTTGACGACATCCGAGAAATGATCACTACTGGAGATCCGGCCGTACGGCGCGGCGTCCTGCGACGCCGGCAGGCGGACCTGACCGAGCGCATCGCCCGGGCGCAGGCAGCTCTCGGCCTGATCGAATGCGCCCTGGGCTGCGACCACGAGGATTTCACCGGCTGCGCCCACTTCCAGGCCGCGGTCGCCGAGCGGATCGGAATGGACCCGGCCGTACGGAGCTGA